In a single window of the Nicotiana tomentosiformis chromosome 8, ASM39032v3, whole genome shotgun sequence genome:
- the LOC104105030 gene encoding gibberellin 2-beta-dioxygenase 8, producing the protein MTKSSKVSQQANQTISMEESPDPPFEETYKNLFDNISNENDSNNYENLFLVEKCELPLVDLDQLNYGDEFERRECKRKIAKASKEWGFFQVINHGVSHDILAKMRMEQVKLFKKPFNEKMDIDKNLNFSEGSYRWGTPTATCLRQLSWSEAFHVPLSDVSSSRGLSSLSSTMEQFATTLSELAQQLARLLAEELGHKSNYFKETCLPNTCYLRMNRYPACPISPEVFGLMPHTDSDFLTILHQDEIGGLQLLRDGKWISVKPNPQALVINVGDLFQAWSNGIYRSVEHRVVTNKVKERFSTAFFLCPSYDAEIQSFVEPSVYRKFSFREFRKQVQEDVKKFGYKVGLPRFLVSSH; encoded by the exons ATGACAAAGTCTTCAAAAGTCTCACAACAGGCAAACCAA ACTATAAGCATGGAAGAATCACCTGATCCTCCGTTTGAAGAGACATACAAGAATCTTTTTGACAACATAAGTAATGAAAATGATTCAAACAATTACGAAAACCTCTTCTTAGTGGAGAAATGCGAGTTGCCTCTTGTCGATCTTGACCAACTAAATTATGGAGACGAATTCGAGAGAAGAGAGTGCAAGAGAAAAATAGCCAAAGCTTCAAAAGAATGGGGTTTTTTCCAAGTGATAAACCATGGAGTTTCACATGATATTTTGGCCAAAATGAGAATGGAACAAGTCAAGCTTTTCAAGAAGCCGTTTAATGAGAAAATGGATATTGACAAGAATCTTAACTTCTCCGAAGGAAGTTACCGTTGGGGAACGCCGACAGCTACTTGCCTTCGACAACTTTCTTGGTCGGAAGCTTTTCATGTTCCTCTCTCTGATGTTTCCAGTTCAAGGGGACTGAGCAGCCTCAG CTCCACTATGGAACAATTTGCAACAACATTATCTGAATTAGCACAGCAATTAGCAAGATTATTAGCAGAGGAACTTGGACATAAGTCAAATTATTTCAAAGAAACATGTTTGCCAAACACTTGCTACCTAAGAATGAACAGATATCCAGCTTGTCCTATTTCTCCAGAAGTTTTCGGATTAATGCCACACACTGACAGTGATTTCCTCACAATATTACATCAAGATGAGATAGGAGGATTGCAATTACTAAGAGATGGGAAATGGATTTCTGTTAAGCCTAATCCTCAAGCACTTGTCATCAATGTAGGAGATTTGTTTCAG GCATGGAGCAATGGTATTTATAGAAGTGTTGAACACAGAGTTGTGACAAATAAAGTAAAAGAGAGGTTCTCAACTGCATTTTTCTTATGTCCATCTTATGATGCAGAAATACAGAGTTTTGTTGAACCTTCTGTTTATAGGAAATTTTCGTTTAGAGAATTTAGAAAACAAGTCCAAGAAGATGTTAAGAAGTTTGGTTATAAAGTAGGTCTACCTAGGTTTCTTGTATCAAGCCACTAA